A stretch of the Ensifer sp. PDNC004 genome encodes the following:
- a CDS encoding transporter substrate-binding domain-containing protein — protein MTIHTKLKTAFAAALMLGAAAGIAKADALADIKSAGQINVGIFSDFPPFSSASADMSIKGYDVDVAQQIADDLGVKLNLVSVTGQNRIPYLNDKRVDILMSVGFSKERAEVIDFAAAYAPYYIAVIGPAELKVAGKEDLAEKTIAVNRGTLEDTSLTEAAPASADIQRFDNYNAVIQAFISGQTQLMVVGNDVGAQVLARQEALKPEQKFQLLTSPSHIGLNKSEDGLKKAVNDSVAKMLSDGKLNASSEAWLKTPLNPDNLKD, from the coding sequence ATGACGATCCATACCAAACTGAAGACAGCCTTCGCCGCCGCCCTGATGCTTGGGGCCGCCGCCGGCATCGCCAAGGCCGATGCGCTCGCCGATATCAAGTCCGCCGGCCAGATCAATGTCGGCATCTTCTCCGACTTCCCGCCGTTCTCCTCGGCAAGCGCCGACATGAGCATCAAGGGCTACGATGTCGACGTGGCGCAGCAGATCGCCGATGACCTCGGCGTCAAGCTCAACCTGGTCAGCGTCACCGGCCAGAACCGCATTCCCTATCTCAACGACAAGCGCGTCGACATCCTGATGAGCGTCGGCTTCTCCAAGGAGCGCGCCGAAGTGATCGATTTTGCCGCGGCCTACGCGCCTTACTACATCGCCGTCATCGGCCCGGCCGAACTCAAGGTCGCCGGCAAGGAAGACCTCGCCGAGAAGACCATTGCCGTCAACCGTGGCACGCTCGAAGACACCTCGCTCACCGAGGCAGCGCCGGCCAGTGCCGACATCCAGCGCTTCGACAACTACAACGCTGTTATCCAGGCCTTCATTTCCGGCCAGACGCAGCTGATGGTCGTCGGCAACGACGTCGGCGCCCAGGTGCTGGCCCGTCAGGAGGCGCTGAAGCCGGAACAGAAGTTCCAGCTCTTGACCTCGCCGTCGCATATCGGCCTCAACAAGAGCGAGGATGGCCTGAAGAAGGCGGTCAACGACTCCGTTGCCAAAATGCTCTCGGACGGCAAGTTGAACGCGAGCTCAGAGGCCTGGCTGAAGACGCCGCTCAACCCCGACAACCTCAAGGACTAA
- a CDS encoding amino acid ABC transporter permease — protein sequence MGYGLSFGWLKDAAGAIAHGAAMTVFLIACTTVLGILISILFAAARRSRYGVLRKAVAVYVEVVRNTPFLVQLFFIYFGLPSLGIRLDPIVAAIVAMTLNMAAYTTEIVGAGLDAVPKGQSEAAFALGLKPRQVFVKIILPQALKVIFPALTSQVIIMMLESAVVSQIAVRELAHEADLLQARTFRSFETYFVVTLIYLGLSMALRRLFVAGGRRVLGAGVS from the coding sequence ATGGGCTACGGCCTCAGCTTCGGTTGGCTCAAGGACGCCGCGGGCGCGATCGCCCATGGCGCGGCCATGACCGTGTTCCTGATCGCCTGCACCACGGTGCTCGGCATCCTGATCAGCATTCTCTTCGCCGCCGCCCGCCGCAGCCGCTATGGCGTCTTGCGCAAGGCGGTGGCCGTCTACGTCGAAGTCGTCAGGAACACGCCGTTCCTGGTGCAGCTGTTCTTCATCTATTTCGGCCTGCCGAGCCTCGGCATCCGGCTCGACCCGATCGTTGCGGCCATCGTCGCCATGACGCTCAACATGGCGGCCTATACGACCGAGATCGTCGGTGCGGGTCTCGATGCGGTGCCGAAGGGGCAGAGCGAGGCGGCGTTTGCGCTCGGGCTGAAGCCGCGTCAGGTCTTCGTCAAGATCATCCTGCCGCAGGCGCTGAAGGTGATTTTTCCGGCGCTGACCAGCCAAGTCATCATCATGATGCTGGAATCGGCCGTCGTCTCGCAGATCGCGGTGCGCGAGTTGGCGCATGAGGCGGACCTTCTGCAGGCGCGCACTTTCCGTTCGTTCGAGACCTATTTCGTCGTCACGCTGATCTATCTCGGCCTGTCGATGGCGCTTCGACGGCTGTTCGTCGCCGGCGGTCGCCGCGTGCTTGGAGCGGGCGTGTCATGA
- a CDS encoding PotD/PotF family extracellular solute-binding protein, giving the protein MITTSIKRRTLLGAGLAGASMLAMPSVLRAQDKSLKVGVYGGYFKTSFDKNIFPEFTKATGIAVESIAEPTGEAWLVQLEQAARAGQAPADVSMMSQVAMLKGQSTELWTPLDTAKMKNASNLLDRFVNKYPDGRIAGIGAVSWYITLVTNTDVYKEAPTSWSAFWDPANADKLGLLALVSNSFLLEVTAKTFMGGTNALDTEEGLLKAFDKLAEVKPNVRLWYRDEAQFEQSLKSGEIPMGQYYHDVTGLAAADGHPVRSTFPKEGGIQDSGCWALSRASQKSEEAHIFIDYMCQPSIQATLSRKVGTSPTVKREVTDLTDKEFAAVSSDIEPIIPRYDLYQTKSDWLNQKWTELIVG; this is encoded by the coding sequence ATGATCACCACTTCCATCAAGCGCCGCACGCTGCTCGGAGCCGGCCTTGCCGGTGCCTCCATGCTGGCGATGCCGTCGGTCCTGCGCGCGCAGGACAAGTCGCTGAAGGTTGGCGTCTATGGCGGCTATTTCAAAACCTCGTTCGACAAGAACATCTTCCCGGAATTCACCAAGGCAACCGGTATTGCCGTCGAATCGATCGCCGAGCCGACCGGTGAAGCCTGGCTCGTCCAGCTCGAACAGGCCGCCCGCGCCGGCCAGGCTCCGGCTGACGTCTCGATGATGTCGCAGGTGGCGATGCTGAAGGGACAGTCCACCGAACTCTGGACCCCGCTCGACACCGCCAAGATGAAGAACGCGTCGAACCTGCTCGATCGCTTCGTCAACAAGTATCCGGATGGCCGCATCGCCGGCATCGGTGCCGTTTCCTGGTACATCACGCTCGTCACCAACACCGACGTCTACAAGGAAGCGCCGACTTCCTGGTCAGCCTTCTGGGATCCGGCAAATGCCGACAAGCTCGGCCTGCTGGCGCTCGTTTCCAACTCGTTCCTGCTCGAAGTGACGGCCAAGACCTTCATGGGCGGCACCAATGCGCTCGACACGGAAGAGGGTCTGCTAAAGGCCTTCGACAAGCTGGCCGAAGTCAAGCCGAACGTTCGCCTCTGGTACCGCGACGAAGCGCAGTTCGAGCAGTCGCTGAAGTCGGGCGAAATCCCGATGGGCCAGTACTATCACGACGTGACCGGCCTTGCGGCTGCCGACGGCCATCCGGTCCGTTCCACCTTCCCGAAGGAAGGCGGCATCCAGGATTCCGGTTGCTGGGCGCTGTCGCGCGCCTCGCAGAAGTCGGAGGAAGCCCATATCTTCATCGACTACATGTGCCAGCCCTCGATCCAGGCGACGTTGTCGCGGAAAGTCGGAACGTCGCCGACCGTCAAGCGCGAGGTCACGGATCTGACCGATAAGGAATTCGCAGCCGTTTCGTCGGATATCGAGCCGATCATTCCGCGCTACGATCTCTACCAGACCAAGTCGGATTGGCTGAACCAGAAGTGGACCGAGCTGATCGTCGGCTGA
- a CDS encoding amino acid ABC transporter permease, with protein sequence MIEFTFWDILRNLIFATRWTVLLSAVAFAGGAAVGLAILAARISERRWARRFGSGYIALFQGTPLLMQLFLMFFGLPMLGFRIEPWTAAALGLTFYASAYLAEIWRGGVEALPRGQWDAGASLGLHRLQELRLVILPQAFAITRPAAVGFLVQLIKSTALTSIIGFEELLRTANAINNATFEPFTVYGLVAVIFFVLCYPLTQYSRMLERKTAAH encoded by the coding sequence ATGATCGAGTTCACCTTCTGGGACATCCTGCGCAACCTGATCTTCGCCACCCGCTGGACGGTGCTTCTGTCGGCCGTCGCCTTTGCCGGCGGGGCCGCGGTCGGGCTTGCTATCCTCGCCGCACGGATCTCCGAGCGCCGCTGGGCGCGGCGCTTCGGCTCCGGCTACATCGCGCTTTTCCAGGGCACGCCGCTCCTGATGCAGCTGTTCCTGATGTTCTTCGGCCTGCCGATGCTTGGTTTCCGCATCGAGCCGTGGACAGCCGCCGCCCTTGGGCTCACCTTCTATGCCAGCGCCTATCTCGCCGAAATCTGGCGCGGCGGGGTGGAAGCGTTGCCGCGCGGTCAATGGGACGCCGGTGCGAGCCTCGGGCTCCATCGTCTGCAGGAGTTGCGGCTCGTCATCCTGCCGCAGGCCTTCGCGATCACCCGGCCGGCGGCCGTCGGCTTTCTCGTGCAGTTGATCAAGAGCACGGCGCTTACCTCGATCATCGGCTTCGAGGAGCTTCTCAGAACCGCGAATGCGATCAATAATGCAACCTTCGAACCTTTCACGGTCTATGGGCTGGTCGCGGTGATCTTCTTCGTGTTGTGTTATCCGCTGACACAATATTCGCGCATGCTGGAGCGCAAAACAGCCGCGCACTGA
- the speB gene encoding agmatinase, producing MAWNDNKLAELKAKYGESHGGELFDPTFRKVADKIFNKSGTRLAPYSGIPTFLTAPHMPVDAENPDFGNLQVAIVGIPMDLGVTNRPGSRFGPRALRTIERIGPYNHVLGCTPVQELRVADIGDVPFQSRYRLELSHDDIEKRINQIVDAGVLPLSVGGDHSITHPILKAVGKKRPVGMIHIDAHCDTGGAYDLTKFHHGGPFRNAVLDGVLDPTRVVQIGIRGSAEYLWEFSYESGMTVIHAEEVTGLGIPAIIERAKKIVGDGPTYLSFDIDSLDPSFAPGTGTPEVGGLTTREVLELIRGLKGINLVGGDVVEVAPQYDSTTNTAHAGAQVLFEILSLMVFSPAITGKSA from the coding sequence ATGGCCTGGAACGACAACAAGCTTGCCGAACTGAAGGCGAAATACGGCGAGAGCCACGGCGGCGAACTGTTCGATCCGACCTTCCGCAAGGTCGCCGACAAGATCTTCAACAAGAGCGGCACGCGGCTTGCACCCTATTCCGGCATCCCGACCTTCCTGACGGCGCCGCATATGCCGGTTGACGCGGAAAACCCGGATTTCGGCAATCTGCAGGTGGCGATCGTCGGCATTCCCATGGATCTCGGCGTCACCAACCGTCCGGGCTCGCGCTTCGGACCGCGGGCGCTGCGAACGATCGAGCGCATCGGCCCCTATAACCACGTGCTCGGCTGCACGCCGGTGCAGGAACTGCGGGTTGCCGACATTGGCGATGTGCCGTTCCAGAGCCGCTACCGGCTGGAACTCAGCCATGACGACATCGAGAAGCGCATCAACCAGATCGTCGATGCCGGCGTTCTGCCGCTGTCGGTTGGCGGCGACCACTCGATTACCCACCCGATCCTGAAGGCGGTTGGCAAGAAGCGCCCGGTCGGCATGATCCATATCGATGCCCATTGCGACACCGGCGGCGCCTACGACCTCACCAAATTCCACCACGGTGGCCCATTCCGCAACGCCGTGCTCGACGGCGTGCTCGACCCGACGCGCGTCGTGCAGATCGGCATCCGCGGCTCGGCCGAATATCTCTGGGAGTTCTCCTACGAGTCCGGCATGACCGTGATCCACGCGGAGGAAGTGACTGGCCTTGGCATTCCCGCGATCATCGAGAGGGCGAAGAAGATCGTCGGCGACGGGCCGACCTATCTGTCCTTCGACATCGACAGCCTCGATCCGTCCTTCGCGCCGGGCACCGGCACGCCGGAGGTCGGCGGTCTGACGACCCGCGAAGTGTTGGAATTGATCCGCGGTCTCAAGGGTATCAACCTCGTCGGCGGCGACGTCGTCGAAGTGGCGCCGCAGTATGACTCGACCACCAACACGGCCCATGCGGGTGCGCAGGTGCTGTTCGAAATCCTGAGCCTCATGGTCTTCAGCCCGGCGATCACCGGCAAGTCCGCCTGA